Within the Staphylococcus warneri genome, the region GTAATTGTATCAAAGTCCATTGTTAGGCTGGCCTCCTTATTCAAGTAAATTTTCAATATTATATTGTAAATTGTTTCATTTCAAAAAGCTATTATCTTGTTCGAAATATATAGGTTAGACTTCGGGTTGTCTGAAGTTAGACTTACGTACGTCTAAAACTAGCTCCCCTACCCTATTGAATTTTCTTATTAAATACTTTAGCTATTTTAAGTACATGTTCTAAACTACCTTGAATTTCTAAAGTGGACATTTTTTTAGCTGGTTGTCTTGCAATCACAATAATATCTTTCGTTATAATATCTTGTTTATGAACTTTAAAATTTTCTCTTATCGCTCTCTTAATTTTATTTCTAGTAACAGCGTTACCTAATTTTTTTGAAACGCTAATTCCTAAGCGAAAATGTTCTTGTTCTTTATTATCATAGGTATATACTACGAATTGTCTATTTGCGACAGACTTTCCACTTTTATATATTTTTTGAAAATCTGCATTCTTCTTTATACGGTACGCTTTTTCCACCAAACATCACTCGCTTATCAAATTCTCTTACCTTAGTATTATAAACCATCTAAAATTTAACTAAAAATAAACCAGCATTTATATTGAAAACGCTGATTTCAGTCAAAAGTTTTTCTCTATCATCTATCAATTAACACAATCAATACTACATTTGATTGTTAATGTTTGAATAAAATTACTGTATTCAAAACGAAAAAAAAGACCACTGATGAGTCA harbors:
- the rnpA gene encoding ribonuclease P protein component, whose product is MEKAYRIKKNADFQKIYKSGKSVANRQFVVYTYDNKEQEHFRLGISVSKKLGNAVTRNKIKRAIRENFKVHKQDIITKDIIVIARQPAKKMSTLEIQGSLEHVLKIAKVFNKKIQ